From a region of the Vanessa atalanta chromosome 13, ilVanAtal1.2, whole genome shotgun sequence genome:
- the LOC125068084 gene encoding uncharacterized protein LOC125068084 isoform X3: MAAANLVRNAFNGLLRKSTTYKTPVVCRLSTVALQQKYHTVKAIARAYNIQQLQNGVQYQRKRQFATGPVRKITQEEIEERVMKVCKAYDKLVSTQKQKIGVRNYSGGPPLTLDLIQSRVILVLQLYDKISPEKLSLESHFINDLGLDSLDHVEIIMAMEDEFGFEIPDSDAERLLKPKDIVQYVADKEDIYE, from the exons ATGGCTGCAGCAAATCTTGTTCGAAATGCTTTTAATGGATTATTACGAAAATCCACTACTTACAAAACGCCTGTAGTATGCAGATTATCAACTGTAGCGTTACAGCAAAAATACCATACAGTTAAGGCTATTGCTAGAGCATATAATATTCAGCAGTTACAAAATGGG GTTCAATATCAGCGTAAACGACAATTCGCTACCGGGCCCGTGCGTAAAATAACACAAGAGGAGATCGAAGAACGAGTGATGAAAGTGTGCAAGGCTTACGACAAACTGGTTTCAACTCAG AAACAGAAAATCGGAGTTCGGAACTATAGCGGTGGGCCTCCTCTTACACTCGATCTTATTCAAAGTAGGGTGATTCTAGTACTCCAACTATATGACAAAATTAGCCCAGAGAAG ttatctCTTGAATCCCACTTCATAAATGATCTAGGGCTGGATTCCCTTGATCATGTTGAAATCATCATGGCTATGGAGGATGAGTTTGGCTTTGAAATCCCCGATTCAGATGCTGAGAGACTTCTTAAACCCAAAGACATTGTTCAATATGTTGCTGACAAAGAAGATATCTatgaataa
- the LOC125068084 gene encoding acyl carrier protein, mitochondrial isoform X2 gives MAAANLVRNAFNGLLRKSTTYKTPVVCRLSTVALQQKYHTVKAIARAYNIQQLQNGRKRQFATGPVRKITQEEIEERVMKVCKAYDKLVSTQLSLESHFINDLGLDSLDHVEIIMAMEDEFGFEIPDSDAERLLKPKDIVQYVADKEDIYE, from the exons ATGGCTGCAGCAAATCTTGTTCGAAATGCTTTTAATGGATTATTACGAAAATCCACTACTTACAAAACGCCTGTAGTATGCAGATTATCAACTGTAGCGTTACAGCAAAAATACCATACAGTTAAGGCTATTGCTAGAGCATATAATATTCAGCAGTTACAAAATGGG CGTAAACGACAATTCGCTACCGGGCCCGTGCGTAAAATAACACAAGAGGAGATCGAAGAACGAGTGATGAAAGTGTGCAAGGCTTACGACAAACTGGTTTCAACTCAG ttatctCTTGAATCCCACTTCATAAATGATCTAGGGCTGGATTCCCTTGATCATGTTGAAATCATCATGGCTATGGAGGATGAGTTTGGCTTTGAAATCCCCGATTCAGATGCTGAGAGACTTCTTAAACCCAAAGACATTGTTCAATATGTTGCTGACAAAGAAGATATCTatgaataa
- the LOC125068084 gene encoding acyl carrier protein, mitochondrial isoform X1 codes for MAAANLVRNAFNGLLRKSTTYKTPVVCRLSTVALQQKYHTVKAIARAYNIQQLQNGVQYQRKRQFATGPVRKITQEEIEERVMKVCKAYDKLVSTQLSLESHFINDLGLDSLDHVEIIMAMEDEFGFEIPDSDAERLLKPKDIVQYVADKEDIYE; via the exons ATGGCTGCAGCAAATCTTGTTCGAAATGCTTTTAATGGATTATTACGAAAATCCACTACTTACAAAACGCCTGTAGTATGCAGATTATCAACTGTAGCGTTACAGCAAAAATACCATACAGTTAAGGCTATTGCTAGAGCATATAATATTCAGCAGTTACAAAATGGG GTTCAATATCAGCGTAAACGACAATTCGCTACCGGGCCCGTGCGTAAAATAACACAAGAGGAGATCGAAGAACGAGTGATGAAAGTGTGCAAGGCTTACGACAAACTGGTTTCAACTCAG ttatctCTTGAATCCCACTTCATAAATGATCTAGGGCTGGATTCCCTTGATCATGTTGAAATCATCATGGCTATGGAGGATGAGTTTGGCTTTGAAATCCCCGATTCAGATGCTGAGAGACTTCTTAAACCCAAAGACATTGTTCAATATGTTGCTGACAAAGAAGATATCTatgaataa